The following are from one region of the Jeongeupia sp. USM3 genome:
- a CDS encoding NADP-dependent malic enzyme, which translates to MDEELKRKALDYHRYPRPGKIQVAPTKGLSSQRELALAYSPGVAYACMAIVEDEAEARNMTARGNLVAVITNGTAVLGLGDIGPLAGKPVMEGKGVLFKKFAGIDVFDIEIDEKDPEKLVEIIASLEPTFGGINLEDIKAPECFYVEQKLRERMNIPVFHDDQHGTAIIVGAAVKNGLKLIGKKIGEVKLVASGAGAAAIACLDLLVSLGVQRENVIVCDSKGVIHTGRTNLDETKQRYARDTDARTLQDAIGGADIFLGLSGPDVMSQDMVKTMAEQPLILALSNPDPEISPPKVKAVRPDAIVCTGRSDYPNQVNNVLCFPFMFRGALDVGATAITESMKHAAVNAIAELALAEQSDVVADTYANENLTFGAEYLIPKPFDPRLIIKIAPAVARAAMEAGVATRPIEDFGVYTEELTQFVYKSNLFMRPVFAAARKAKKRVVFCEGEDQRVLHAVQEVIDLGLCYPIVIGRPSVIESRIEKLGLRIRPGVDFELCNQENDPRYREYWTLYHSLMMRKGVSEELAQAEVRSKTTLIGALMVKRGEADAMICGTHGQYHRHHWYLENVLGLQNGATTTAAMNALLLPTGNIFITDTYVNQDPSPEQLAEITCLAAETVRNFGIQPQVALLSHSSFGTLSDPSAQKMRHTLELLREQAPDLDVDGEMHGDAALSAEIRQQVFPHSTLKGDANLLIMPNLDAANISFNLLKITAGDGVTIGPILLGISAPAHILTPTASVRRLVNMAALAAVQAAAKV; encoded by the coding sequence ATGGACGAAGAACTCAAACGAAAAGCCCTCGACTACCATCGCTATCCGCGCCCCGGCAAGATCCAGGTCGCGCCGACCAAGGGGCTGTCCAGCCAGCGCGAGCTGGCGCTCGCCTACTCGCCGGGCGTTGCCTACGCCTGCATGGCCATCGTCGAGGACGAGGCCGAAGCCCGCAACATGACCGCACGCGGCAACCTCGTTGCCGTCATCACCAACGGCACTGCGGTGCTGGGCCTCGGCGACATCGGCCCGCTGGCCGGCAAGCCGGTCATGGAAGGCAAGGGCGTGCTGTTCAAGAAGTTCGCCGGCATCGACGTGTTCGACATCGAGATCGACGAGAAAGACCCGGAAAAACTGGTCGAGATCATCGCCTCGCTCGAGCCGACCTTCGGCGGCATCAACCTTGAGGACATCAAGGCGCCGGAGTGCTTCTACGTCGAGCAGAAGCTGCGCGAGCGGATGAACATCCCGGTGTTCCATGACGACCAGCACGGCACGGCGATCATCGTCGGCGCAGCGGTCAAGAACGGCCTGAAACTGATCGGCAAGAAGATCGGCGAGGTAAAGCTCGTCGCTTCCGGCGCCGGTGCCGCCGCGATCGCCTGCCTCGATCTGCTGGTGTCGCTCGGCGTGCAGCGCGAGAACGTGATCGTCTGCGACTCCAAGGGCGTGATCCACACCGGCCGCACCAACCTCGACGAAACCAAGCAGCGCTACGCCCGCGACACCGATGCCCGCACGCTGCAGGACGCCATCGGCGGTGCCGACATCTTCCTCGGCCTGTCCGGCCCGGACGTGATGAGCCAGGACATGGTCAAGACCATGGCCGAGCAGCCGCTGATCCTCGCGCTGTCGAACCCGGACCCGGAAATCTCGCCGCCCAAGGTCAAGGCCGTCCGCCCCGACGCCATCGTCTGCACCGGCCGTTCGGACTACCCGAACCAGGTCAACAACGTGCTGTGCTTCCCGTTCATGTTCCGCGGCGCGCTCGACGTCGGCGCAACGGCGATCACCGAAAGCATGAAGCACGCGGCCGTCAATGCCATCGCCGAGCTGGCGCTGGCCGAGCAATCGGACGTCGTGGCCGACACCTACGCCAACGAGAACCTGACCTTTGGCGCCGAATACCTGATCCCGAAGCCGTTCGATCCGCGCCTGATCATCAAGATCGCCCCGGCCGTCGCCCGCGCGGCGATGGAAGCCGGCGTTGCCACGCGGCCGATCGAGGACTTCGGCGTCTACACCGAAGAGCTGACGCAGTTCGTCTACAAGTCCAACCTGTTCATGCGCCCGGTGTTCGCCGCCGCGCGCAAGGCCAAGAAACGCGTGGTGTTCTGCGAAGGCGAAGACCAGCGCGTGCTGCACGCGGTGCAGGAAGTCATCGACCTCGGCCTGTGCTACCCGATCGTCATCGGCCGTCCGAGCGTGATCGAAAGCCGGATCGAGAAACTCGGCCTGCGCATCCGCCCCGGCGTCGACTTCGAGCTGTGCAACCAGGAAAACGACCCGCGCTACCGCGAATACTGGACGCTGTACCACTCGCTGATGATGCGCAAGGGTGTGTCCGAAGAGCTGGCGCAGGCCGAGGTGCGCAGCAAGACCACGCTGATCGGCGCGCTGATGGTCAAGCGCGGCGAGGCCGACGCGATGATCTGCGGCACGCACGGCCAGTACCACCGTCATCACTGGTATCTGGAAAACGTGCTGGGCCTGCAGAACGGCGCGACGACGACCGCGGCGATGAACGCGCTGCTGCTGCCGACCGGCAACATCTTCATCACCGACACCTATGTGAACCAGGACCCGAGCCCGGAGCAACTGGCCGAGATCACCTGCCTCGCCGCCGAGACCGTGCGCAACTTCGGCATCCAGCCGCAGGTCGCACTGCTGTCGCACTCGAGCTTCGGCACGCTGAGCGACCCGTCGGCACAGAAGATGCGCCATACGCTCGAACTGCTGCGCGAACAGGCACCCGACCTGGATGTCGACGGCGAAATGCACGGCGATGCCGCGCTGTCGGCCGAGATCCGCCAGCAGGTGTTCCCGCACTCGACGCTCAAGGGCGACGCCAACCTCCTGATCATGCCGAACCTCGACGCAGCGAACATCTCGTTCAACCTGCTGAAGATCACCGCCGGCGACGGCGTGACCATCGGCCCGATTCTGCTCGGCATTTCGGCACCGGCGCACATCCTCACGCCGACCGCATCGGTACGCCGTCTCGTGAATATGGCCGCACTTGCTGCGGTACAGGCCGCCGCAAAGGTCTAG